The genome window TTCGCCCGCATCGCTTTGAGATTGCCCTCGCCGGGCACATTCACGCCCGCGAGATGGTCACGATGCAGACCACGAGCGGCCCGCTGCGGTTCTTTCAGACGGCGGCGGTTGTGGGCGACACGCCGAAGGCCGGCACGGTGCTCCCGAGCGGCATCACGGTGTATACCGTGCGCAACGGGCGTGTGGACGACGGCGTGTTCGTCCCGCTGGGCGCAGTGCGCTAGCGGTTCTTCGCGCCGGTAGGCTTCCAGACCGGCGGGCGCCAGGTCGCGTTGTCGCCCGTGATGTGATCCTTGTCGCTCACGATCTCCAGGTGATCGGGCGTGACACCAATCAGGACCACACCGTTCTCGCGATCCTTGTAGAAGGCATCCCACGCCGGATCCCAATGCGCGTCCTTGGTGGCCTTGTCGCGGGCTACTGTGGCGGTACCCACGATCGAGACATATCCCTGGCGTACGGGATCGAAGTAGTGCAGGACGACGCGCCCATCGCGCGTGATGTCCTGCACCTTTCGCGTCCGCGGGTTCGTCGCGAACCACACCGTGAAGTCCCGCTCGGGCGGCTTGGGCTGGACCATGCGGCTGCGTGGGGCGCCCCGTTCATCGAGGGTCACAAAGGTCGCGTATTTGGCGCCCGCAATCAGTCGGCGCACGATGGCCGCCGTATCCTTCGGGGCG of Gemmatimonadaceae bacterium contains these proteins:
- a CDS encoding pyridoxamine 5'-phosphate oxidase family protein, yielding MHKLAALLLLLPAAVGAQVAPKDTAAIVRRLIAGAKYATFVTLDERGAPRSRMVQPKPPERDFTVWFATNPRTRKVQDITRDGRVVLHYFDPVRQGYVSIVGTATVARDKATKDAHWDPAWDAFYKDRENGVVLIGVTPDHLEIVSDKDHITGDNATWRPPVWKPTGAKNR